One Flavobacterium sp. 90 DNA segment encodes these proteins:
- a CDS encoding O-acetylhomoserine aminocarboxypropyltransferase/cysteine synthase family protein — protein MSTQKFATNALHAGHDVTKNAGTRAVPIYQTSSYVFNDSDHAANLFGLAEAGFIYTRLNNPTNDVLEQRLAALEGGIGAVVTASGASAISTALLTLLKAGDHIVASNSLYGGTYNLLNVTLPRLGITTTFVDPSKSENFTKAAKENTRAFFVESLGNPKLDVLDLKGISAEAKNFKVPFIVDNTVATPYLLNPIEYGADIVIHSLTKYISGNGTSLGGAIIDAGKFDWSNGKFPEFTEPSAGYHGLVYHEALGNAAFIAKARIEGLRDFGAALSPFNAFQIIQGLETLPIRIKKHSENALALASWLEKQDEVVWVNYPGLKNNKYYDLAQQYLPKGQSGVITFGLKGGFEAAKKVVDETKLFSLLANIGDTKSLIIHPASTTHQQLSDADQLETGVSKDLIRLSVGIEDIEDLIADLQTVFASVTQSQYSINKN, from the coding sequence ATGAGCACACAAAAATTTGCAACAAACGCACTACACGCAGGACACGATGTTACTAAAAATGCAGGAACAAGAGCAGTGCCTATTTATCAAACATCTTCATATGTATTTAATGATTCAGATCATGCTGCCAATTTATTTGGTCTTGCCGAAGCCGGATTTATCTACACTCGATTAAATAATCCAACAAACGATGTTTTAGAACAAAGATTAGCAGCGCTTGAAGGCGGAATTGGAGCTGTCGTTACAGCTTCTGGAGCATCGGCAATTTCGACAGCATTATTGACTTTGCTAAAAGCGGGAGATCATATCGTGGCTTCAAACAGTTTGTATGGCGGAACTTATAATTTGCTAAATGTAACTTTGCCGCGTTTAGGGATCACAACAACTTTTGTAGATCCGTCTAAATCCGAAAATTTCACAAAAGCGGCCAAAGAAAACACAAGAGCATTCTTTGTAGAATCTCTGGGAAATCCAAAATTAGATGTATTAGATCTGAAAGGAATTTCGGCGGAAGCCAAAAACTTCAAAGTTCCTTTTATTGTAGACAATACGGTTGCTACTCCTTATTTATTGAATCCAATTGAGTACGGAGCGGATATCGTAATTCACTCTTTAACTAAATATATTTCAGGAAACGGAACTTCTTTAGGAGGCGCAATTATTGACGCAGGAAAATTTGACTGGTCAAACGGAAAATTTCCTGAGTTTACAGAACCTTCAGCAGGATATCACGGACTAGTTTATCACGAAGCTTTAGGAAATGCAGCTTTCATAGCAAAAGCAAGAATCGAAGGATTGCGTGATTTTGGCGCAGCTTTGAGTCCGTTTAATGCTTTTCAAATTATTCAGGGATTAGAAACTTTACCAATTCGAATTAAGAAACATAGCGAAAATGCTTTGGCTCTGGCCTCATGGTTAGAAAAGCAAGATGAGGTAGTTTGGGTAAATTATCCAGGTTTAAAAAACAATAAATATTATGATCTGGCGCAGCAATATTTACCAAAAGGACAAAGTGGTGTAATCACTTTTGGATTAAAAGGTGGTTTTGAAGCTGCTAAAAAAGTAGTCGATGAGACAAAATTGTTCTCGCTTTTGGCGAATATTGGTGATACAAAATCATTAATTATTCATCCGGCAAGTACAACGCATCAACAATTGTCTGATGCTGATCAATTAGAAACTGGAGTTTCAAAAGATTTAATCCGACTTTCTGTTGGAATTGAAGATATAGAGGATTTAATAGCTGATTTGCAAACCGTTTTCGCAAGCGTAACACAATCGCAATACAGCATTAATAAAAATTAG
- a CDS encoding TonB-dependent receptor produces MKRNLVIALGLLTFSGIYAQENKKEQDSLKNNELSEVTIVGSRSKNRVKTDVPVPVDVFNISEITKGSPQTSVTQILNYVAPSFTSNATSTADATDHVDPAQLRGLGPDQVLILVNGKRRHTSALVNINGSPGRGSVGTDLNAIPSFAIERIEVLRDGAAAQYGSDAIAGVINIVLKKNANFISGGVQYGTNLSSGSNNFKGGSDGQTLQADLNYGTSLGKTGSFLNVTASAVTRQATSRAGIRSNPIFNGYNAVENRAAQDGVQINSLFSNINNTANSAQILSSLKQYAPQVSYFTTAQQTAISSATTIAQMQTALNFDATNNELAYRGQQRSDYNMSVGQSELASGQAYYNAKYPLSDITSLYSFGGVSYRNGKSYAFNRLPNGSGTFTQVYSNGFLPEIESDILDASAAVGVTTQLFGFDTDLSTNLGSNSFKYDVNNTINATLGTNSPTSFDAGKVSFLQSTTNLDFSKKYDVLAGLNVAFGGEFRYENYQIKAGEEASYGLYDINGNLVSGILPSNSPLIVTDFFGNKRGAGAQGFSGFQPSDAKERDRKSGAAYIDLELNATEKWLLNGAARYENYSDFGSTVTFKLASLLKLTDNINWRISGQTGFRAPSLQQKYFESSSTQFINGSPYQVGYFTNDSQAAKSIGVEDLKPEKSKSISTGFTFKIPEANITIATDAYFTRIDDRVVLTGQYARPTTAQIDAATSPAQKEALTLFQQAFDLKGVERASFWTNGINSETKGIDVVISQKYDVIPDFVIRNDLALSYNETKRVGDLNVPQSIIDAGGDPYKYSFFPESSRIYLEEAIPKLKANLMTTFSIKKLDIYLRNSYFGKVTDPGATDVNLDGSSSVYEHPVYSAKIVTDLSAGYQINEKFRFTIGFNNIGDVYPDRNNPATPAFTNTTPTLSPAPSTDLTNANQFAYSRAVSQFGLNGRFGFARLSFKF; encoded by the coding sequence ATGAAAAGAAATCTAGTAATAGCTTTAGGTCTTCTAACATTTTCAGGCATTTATGCACAGGAAAATAAAAAAGAGCAGGACAGCTTAAAGAATAATGAATTGTCTGAAGTGACAATAGTTGGGTCAAGAAGTAAAAACAGAGTAAAAACAGATGTGCCTGTTCCAGTTGATGTTTTTAATATTTCTGAAATCACTAAAGGCTCGCCACAAACCAGTGTGACTCAGATTTTAAATTATGTTGCGCCATCATTTACCAGTAACGCAACTTCTACTGCAGATGCAACAGATCACGTAGATCCGGCACAATTAAGAGGTTTAGGACCAGATCAGGTTTTGATTTTGGTAAATGGTAAACGCAGACATACAAGTGCATTGGTAAACATTAATGGTTCTCCGGGAAGAGGATCTGTTGGAACAGATTTGAATGCAATTCCATCATTTGCTATCGAGAGAATCGAGGTTTTGCGTGATGGAGCAGCAGCACAATATGGTTCAGATGCAATTGCGGGAGTTATTAATATTGTATTGAAAAAGAATGCCAATTTTATTTCGGGAGGGGTTCAATATGGAACTAACTTATCTTCGGGATCTAATAATTTTAAAGGCGGATCTGATGGACAAACTCTTCAAGCAGACTTGAATTACGGAACTTCTTTGGGTAAAACAGGAAGTTTTCTAAATGTTACTGCCAGTGCCGTAACCAGACAAGCAACAAGCAGAGCAGGAATTAGAAGTAACCCAATTTTTAATGGTTACAATGCTGTCGAAAACAGAGCAGCTCAGGATGGTGTTCAAATTAATTCTTTGTTCAGCAATATTAACAATACAGCAAACTCAGCGCAAATTCTTAGTTCGTTAAAACAATATGCGCCGCAAGTAAGTTATTTTACAACTGCACAGCAAACTGCAATTTCTTCGGCTACGACTATTGCTCAAATGCAAACAGCTTTGAATTTTGATGCAACCAATAATGAATTGGCGTACAGAGGTCAGCAAAGAAGTGATTATAATATGAGTGTTGGTCAGTCAGAATTGGCTTCGGGACAAGCTTATTATAATGCAAAATATCCGCTAAGCGATATTACATCTTTATATTCTTTTGGTGGAGTATCTTATAGAAACGGAAAATCGTATGCTTTTAACAGATTGCCAAATGGTTCCGGAACTTTCACGCAAGTGTATTCAAATGGTTTTTTACCGGAAATAGAGTCTGACATTCTGGATGCTTCGGCAGCAGTTGGAGTTACAACTCAATTATTTGGTTTTGATACAGATTTAAGTACAAACTTAGGATCAAACTCTTTTAAATATGATGTAAACAATACTATTAATGCAACTTTAGGAACAAATTCGCCTACAAGTTTTGATGCTGGTAAAGTTTCGTTTTTACAAAGTACAACCAACTTAGACTTCAGTAAAAAGTATGATGTTTTAGCAGGATTGAACGTTGCTTTTGGTGGAGAATTCAGATATGAAAACTATCAGATAAAAGCAGGAGAAGAAGCATCTTACGGATTGTATGATATAAACGGAAATTTGGTTTCGGGAATTTTACCAAGTAATTCACCATTAATTGTTACAGACTTTTTTGGAAACAAACGTGGAGCCGGAGCACAAGGTTTCTCAGGATTTCAACCATCTGATGCTAAAGAAAGAGATAGAAAAAGTGGTGCCGCTTATATTGATTTAGAATTAAATGCTACAGAAAAATGGCTTTTAAATGGTGCTGCACGTTATGAGAATTATTCTGATTTTGGAAGTACAGTTACTTTTAAATTAGCGTCTCTTTTGAAATTAACAGATAATATCAATTGGAGAATTTCAGGACAAACTGGTTTTAGAGCGCCATCATTACAGCAAAAATATTTTGAAAGCAGTTCTACACAATTTATAAACGGTTCTCCTTATCAGGTTGGATATTTTACAAATGATTCTCAAGCGGCAAAAAGTATTGGAGTTGAAGATTTGAAACCTGAAAAATCTAAAAGTATCAGTACAGGATTCACATTCAAAATTCCTGAAGCAAATATTACGATTGCAACAGATGCTTATTTTACAAGAATCGACGACAGAGTTGTATTGACAGGACAATATGCAAGACCAACAACTGCGCAAATAGATGCCGCAACATCGCCGGCACAAAAGGAGGCATTGACATTGTTTCAACAAGCATTTGATTTAAAAGGTGTCGAAAGAGCTTCGTTCTGGACTAACGGAATCAACTCTGAAACTAAAGGTATCGATGTTGTAATTTCTCAGAAATATGATGTTATTCCTGATTTTGTGATCAGAAATGATCTTGCTTTAAGTTATAATGAAACAAAAAGAGTAGGAGATTTAAATGTTCCTCAATCTATTATTGATGCAGGTGGAGATCCTTATAAATATTCATTTTTCCCGGAATCAAGCAGAATTTATTTAGAAGAAGCGATTCCTAAATTGAAAGCGAACTTGATGACAACTTTCAGTATTAAAAAACTGGATATCTATTTAAGAAACAGCTATTTCGGAAAAGTTACTGATCCTGGAGCGACAGATGTAAACTTAGACGGATCATCTTCAGTTTACGAACATCCTGTTTATAGTGCAAAAATTGTAACCGATTTATCAGCAGGATATCAAATCAACGAAAAATTCAGATTTACGATTGGGTTTAATAATATAGGAGACGTTTATCCGGATAGAAATAATCCTGCAACTCCGGCATTTACAAATACAACTCCAACATTGTCTCCTGCGCCAAGTACAGATTTGACAAACGCAAATCAGTTTGCTTATTCAAGAGCAGTATCACAATTTGGATTGAACGGAAGATTTGGTTTTGCAAGACTAAGTTTCAAATTCTAA
- the metK gene encoding methionine adenosyltransferase, producing MAYLFTSESVSEGHPDKVADQISDALIDNFLAFDADSKVACETLVTTGQVILAGEVKSNTYLDVQQIAREVIRKIGYTKSEYMFEANSCGILSAIHEQSADINQGVDRAKPEEQGAGDQGMMFGYATNETENYMPLALDLSHKLLQELAILRRENSEITYLRPDAKSQVTLEYSDDNKPTRIDAIVISTQHDDFDEEATMLAKIKKDVIEILIPRIIAKNPTHAHLFNDKINYHINPTGKFVIGGPHGDTGLTGRKIIVDTYGGKGAHGGGAFSGKDPSKVDRSAAYATRHIAKNLVAAGVADEILVQVSYAIGVAEPMGIFIETYGTAKVDLTNGEIAKKVEAIFDMRPYFIEQRLKLRNPIYSETAAYGHMGRTPEVVTKTFSAPGGHVKTVTVELFTWEKLDFVDKVKAEFGL from the coding sequence ATGGCTTATTTATTTACGTCAGAATCTGTTAGTGAAGGGCATCCAGACAAAGTTGCAGATCAAATTTCGGATGCATTAATTGATAACTTTTTGGCATTTGACGCTGATTCAAAAGTAGCTTGTGAGACTCTGGTTACTACAGGTCAGGTAATTTTAGCAGGTGAAGTAAAATCGAATACCTATCTTGATGTGCAGCAAATTGCTCGCGAAGTAATCCGTAAAATTGGATATACTAAAAGCGAATATATGTTTGAGGCAAATTCTTGTGGAATTCTTTCGGCTATTCACGAACAATCTGCTGATATTAATCAAGGTGTTGACAGAGCTAAGCCAGAAGAGCAAGGTGCTGGAGACCAAGGAATGATGTTTGGTTACGCAACTAACGAAACTGAAAACTACATGCCATTGGCACTTGATTTATCTCATAAATTATTACAAGAACTTGCAATTTTAAGACGCGAGAATAGTGAAATCACTTATTTACGTCCTGATGCAAAATCGCAAGTAACGTTAGAATATAGCGATGATAACAAACCAACTCGTATTGATGCGATTGTAATCTCGACTCAACACGATGATTTTGATGAAGAAGCTACAATGTTGGCTAAAATCAAAAAAGATGTTATCGAAATCTTGATTCCAAGAATCATTGCAAAAAATCCAACTCACGCGCATTTATTCAATGATAAAATCAACTACCATATTAACCCAACAGGAAAATTCGTTATTGGAGGACCTCACGGAGATACTGGTTTAACAGGAAGAAAAATCATTGTTGATACTTATGGTGGAAAAGGTGCTCACGGTGGTGGTGCATTCTCTGGAAAAGATCCAAGTAAAGTTGATAGAAGTGCTGCTTATGCTACACGTCATATCGCTAAAAACTTAGTTGCTGCTGGTGTTGCTGACGAAATCTTAGTACAGGTTTCTTACGCAATTGGAGTTGCTGAACCAATGGGTATTTTCATTGAAACTTACGGAACTGCAAAAGTTGATTTAACTAACGGTGAAATCGCTAAAAAAGTAGAAGCTATCTTTGATATGCGTCCTTACTTTATCGAGCAACGTTTGAAATTAAGAAATCCAATTTATAGCGAAACTGCTGCTTACGGACACATGGGACGTACGCCAGAAGTGGTAACTAAAACTTTTTCTGCTCCGGGAGGACATGTAAAAACTGTTACTGTTGAGCTATTTACTTGGGAAAAACTTGATTTCGTAGACAAAGTAAAAGCTGAATTTGGATTGTAA
- a CDS encoding M28 family peptidase: protein MKNKMILVLIAYSGVVFSQAIKKPLVSAITKKDLKTDMYQMAGDHFNGREAGTLDELKVSMWLANKAKEAGMLPAGDDGTYFQFFDLYRHQVTPNTKFKIGQKEYKLWKDVLVAETTNIKVDAPLVYLGAATKEEIEKADIKGKAVVLLASKEGIADDISLFDRRYPGLVRNKYYDLVVKKGATALIMVADKLAEESWSQVEPQMTRGIYGIEGVRDRIGSTMPVFWVHNDQLDYLKTTKDLLSTEVISETYKYPSVNVVGKIEGTDAKLKNEYVLFSGHQDHDGVRQKYGQDSIYNGADDNASTCVAMLAIARAYKKQPGKRTSLFVFHGSEERGLLGSRWYASHPTVPEKDIIAVLNGDMIGRNNVNQAALLGSSSPHENSSDLVAIAKKANDEGPKFDLDKLWDRPEHPEYFYFRSDHLPYARKGIPSVFYTSVLHSQYHTPMDESENIDFVKLHKMTEWIYRTGWILSNDANRPKTLPNIQLER from the coding sequence ATGAAAAATAAAATGATCCTCGTTTTGATTGCTTATAGTGGAGTAGTTTTTTCGCAGGCAATTAAAAAACCGTTAGTTTCAGCAATTACAAAAAAAGACCTTAAAACCGATATGTACCAAATGGCAGGTGATCATTTTAATGGTCGTGAAGCCGGAACTTTAGATGAATTAAAAGTATCAATGTGGTTGGCAAATAAAGCCAAAGAAGCAGGAATGTTACCAGCGGGCGATGACGGAACTTATTTTCAGTTTTTTGATTTGTACAGACATCAGGTAACTCCAAATACAAAATTTAAAATTGGACAAAAAGAATATAAACTGTGGAAAGATGTTCTGGTGGCAGAAACCACAAATATAAAAGTTGATGCGCCATTAGTATATTTAGGAGCTGCAACAAAAGAAGAAATTGAAAAGGCAGATATTAAGGGAAAAGCAGTTGTTTTATTAGCATCTAAAGAAGGAATTGCAGATGATATTTCGCTTTTTGACAGACGTTATCCTGGTCTTGTTCGAAATAAATATTATGATCTTGTTGTAAAAAAAGGAGCGACAGCTCTAATAATGGTTGCAGATAAATTAGCAGAAGAAAGCTGGTCTCAAGTAGAACCACAAATGACAAGAGGTATTTATGGAATTGAAGGTGTTCGTGATAGAATTGGTTCAACAATGCCGGTTTTTTGGGTACATAATGATCAATTGGATTATCTAAAAACTACTAAAGATTTATTGTCTACAGAAGTGATTTCTGAAACTTATAAATATCCATCAGTAAATGTGGTTGGTAAAATTGAAGGAACAGATGCTAAATTAAAAAATGAATATGTTCTTTTTAGCGGACATCAGGATCATGATGGAGTAAGACAAAAATACGGTCAGGATTCTATTTATAACGGAGCCGATGATAACGCAAGTACTTGTGTAGCGATGTTAGCGATTGCAAGAGCGTATAAAAAACAACCGGGAAAAAGAACTTCTCTTTTTGTATTTCATGGATCAGAAGAACGTGGTTTGTTAGGTTCAAGATGGTATGCATCACATCCAACAGTTCCGGAAAAAGACATTATTGCAGTTTTAAACGGAGATATGATTGGTAGAAATAATGTAAATCAAGCGGCTCTTTTGGGTTCCAGTTCGCCTCATGAAAACTCATCTGATTTGGTTGCGATTGCTAAAAAAGCAAATGATGAAGGTCCGAAATTTGACTTGGATAAACTTTGGGACAGACCAGAACATCCGGAGTATTTTTACTTCCGTTCAGATCATTTGCCTTATGCAAGAAAAGGAATTCCATCTGTTTTTTATACCAGTGTTTTGCACAGTCAATATCACACACCAATGGATGAATCTGAAAATATTGATTTCGTAAAACTGCATAAAATGACCGAATGGATTTATCGTACAGGTTGGATTTTATCTAATGATGCGAATCGTCCTAAAACATTACCAAATATACAATTAGAGAGATAA